In Dyadobacter subterraneus, a single genomic region encodes these proteins:
- a CDS encoding TolC family protein, with product MKTYKKAYQILLAVTLIFLGGCKVMQPIQHASSIRTPEAFESQTDSTGIGSMQWKSFFKDANLIALIDTALLNNPDLRMAIQRIEMAKTNILLAKGALLPAVNAEISGGVRKFGDYTMDGVGNYDTNFSENIDSDRRLPAPFMPDYFVGFRSTWEVDIWGKLRTQRKAAYTRFLATQKGRNLVVTSLIAQVARLYYELLAMDSELAIIQKNITLQQSAVENIKIQKEGGRANELGVRQFTAQLLNTQSLEIQINQRIVEAENNLNLLLGRFPQKITRSGRLNENLPERVQAGIPSKMLIRRPDIQQAELELLANHADLQAVRLAFLPSLNITGLLGFNAFKGSLLFNSGSLAYSALGGLAAPIFNRKALKAGQKRFEAASIESLYAYNKAILTGFQEVSTSLKKIENTKKISDFKKQEVDVLQLAVVTSRDLFLTGYATYLEIIAAQKNVLEAELALTEVQKDQHLALVDLYRSLGGGWE from the coding sequence ATGAAAACATATAAAAAAGCTTATCAAATCCTCCTGGCTGTAACTTTAATTTTCCTTGGCGGGTGTAAGGTGATGCAGCCCATCCAACACGCCTCTTCAATACGTACGCCGGAAGCCTTTGAAAGTCAAACAGACTCAACCGGTATTGGTTCAATGCAATGGAAATCATTTTTCAAAGATGCGAATCTGATTGCGTTGATCGATACTGCTCTACTGAATAATCCGGATTTAAGAATGGCTATTCAAAGAATTGAGATGGCTAAAACAAATATTTTGCTTGCAAAAGGAGCTTTGTTGCCAGCCGTAAACGCAGAAATTTCTGGTGGTGTACGCAAGTTTGGAGATTATACGATGGATGGGGTTGGAAATTACGACACCAATTTTTCAGAAAATATTGACAGTGACAGAAGACTTCCGGCACCGTTTATGCCCGATTATTTCGTAGGATTCAGAAGTACCTGGGAAGTTGATATCTGGGGAAAATTAAGAACACAGCGAAAAGCAGCTTACACGCGTTTTCTGGCCACACAAAAAGGTAGGAATCTAGTGGTAACAAGTCTGATCGCACAGGTAGCGCGACTGTATTATGAACTTTTAGCGATGGATTCGGAGCTTGCGATTATCCAGAAAAATATCACATTACAGCAATCCGCGGTTGAAAATATCAAGATCCAGAAAGAAGGTGGAAGAGCAAATGAATTGGGTGTAAGACAATTTACGGCTCAGTTACTGAATACGCAAAGTCTGGAAATTCAGATTAATCAACGCATTGTTGAAGCAGAAAATAACCTGAATCTTTTACTAGGCCGTTTCCCTCAAAAAATTACCCGAAGCGGAAGATTGAATGAAAATTTACCTGAGCGCGTCCAGGCAGGAATTCCTTCAAAAATGCTGATCAGGCGTCCGGATATCCAGCAGGCGGAATTAGAATTATTAGCAAATCATGCGGATTTACAAGCAGTAAGATTGGCTTTTTTGCCTTCGCTAAACATCACAGGCTTATTAGGTTTTAATGCTTTCAAAGGTTCTTTACTATTTAATTCCGGTTCATTAGCGTATTCCGCACTAGGTGGATTGGCTGCTCCAATTTTCAATAGAAAAGCCCTTAAAGCCGGTCAAAAACGTTTTGAAGCCGCAAGTATTGAATCGCTTTATGCTTATAACAAGGCGATCTTGACGGGTTTTCAGGAGGTGAGTACCAGTTTGAAAAAAATTGAAAACACGAAAAAAATCTCGGATTTTAAGAAGCAGGAAGTTGATGTTTTGCAACTTGCAGTGGTTACTTCACGGGATTTATTCCTGACGGGTTATGCTACTTATCTTGAAATAATTGCAGCGCAGAAAAATGTTCTGGAAGCGGAACTGGCGTTAACAGAAGTTCAAAAAGACCAGCATTTAGCTTTGGTGGATTTGTATAGGTCGCTTGGTGGTGGGTGGGAATAA